In the Mycolicibacter sp. MU0102 genome, one interval contains:
- the proB gene encoding glutamate 5-kinase: protein MTGSAAREAIRAARTVVVKIGTTALTTESGMFDAARLAGLAEAIEARMKAGSDVTIVSSGAIAAGLEPLGLSKRPTDLATKQAAASVGQVALVNAWSAAFGRFGRTVGQVLLTAQDVSMRVSHTNAARTLDRLRALHAVAIVNENDTVATSEIRFGDNDRLSALVAHLVGADALVLLSDIDGLYDSDPRKGPARLVSEVSGPDDLADVVASEGSHLGTGGMVSKLSSALLAADAGVPVLLAAAGEAAAALSDASVGTVFAPRAQRLSARKFWMRHAADAAGMLTLDAGAVQAVLDRRRSLLPAGITAVSGRFYGGDVVELCGPDGSVVARGVVGYDAAELDAMIGHSTAELAPDARRPVVHADDLVAV from the coding sequence GTGACCGGCAGTGCTGCGCGCGAAGCGATTCGCGCCGCACGCACCGTCGTGGTCAAGATCGGCACCACCGCACTGACCACCGAGTCCGGCATGTTCGACGCGGCCCGGCTAGCCGGGCTGGCCGAGGCGATCGAGGCCCGAATGAAGGCCGGCTCAGACGTGACGATCGTGTCCTCGGGGGCTATCGCCGCCGGCCTGGAGCCGCTCGGGTTGTCCAAGCGGCCAACCGATCTGGCCACCAAACAGGCCGCAGCCAGTGTGGGTCAGGTGGCGTTGGTCAATGCGTGGAGCGCCGCTTTCGGCCGGTTCGGACGCACGGTGGGGCAGGTGTTGCTGACCGCTCAGGACGTTTCGATGCGGGTGTCGCACACCAACGCCGCCCGCACCCTGGACCGGCTGCGGGCATTGCACGCGGTGGCGATCGTCAACGAGAACGACACGGTTGCCACCAGCGAGATCCGATTCGGGGACAACGACCGGCTCTCGGCACTGGTGGCGCACCTGGTGGGCGCCGACGCACTGGTGCTGCTCTCCGACATCGATGGCCTTTATGACTCCGATCCCCGCAAGGGCCCGGCCCGCCTGGTTTCCGAGGTCTCGGGGCCGGATGACCTCGCCGATGTGGTTGCCAGCGAGGGCAGTCACCTGGGCACCGGCGGCATGGTGTCGAAGCTGTCGTCGGCACTGCTGGCCGCCGATGCGGGAGTGCCGGTGTTGCTGGCCGCGGCCGGTGAAGCCGCTGCCGCCCTTTCGGATGCATCGGTGGGCACCGTCTTCGCGCCCCGGGCGCAACGGTTGTCGGCGCGCAAGTTCTGGATGCGCCACGCCGCCGACGCGGCCGGGATGTTGACGCTGGACGCCGGGGCCGTTCAGGCGGTGCTGGATCGTCGACGCTCCCTGCTGCCTGCCGGGATCACCGCGGTTTCGGGCAGGTTCTACGGCGGCGACGTGGTCGAACTGTGTGGCCCGGACGGATCAGTGGTGGCCCGCGGCGTGGTCGGCTACGACGCCGCCGAGCTGGACGCCATGATCGGCCATTCCACCGCCGAGCTGGCACCGGATGCCCGTCGTCCGGTCGTGCACGCCGACGACCTGGTCGCGGTCTAG
- a CDS encoding PE-PPE domain-containing protein, with protein MATVFTIDGAGWSGFLRFMCRGAVTKGKTVRNVKYPNTYFDGLRYVPAVDAVRRGAQALDDMLTAHFKASPDADDVLVYAVSMGAQVACKWLREKGPTSSVPTDKVSFLLLANPEQPFHGIYRADPKLVTFMKLPDYGGVGVPGNTPFAVTDLCRQYDGMADFPNLPAAQVDSLAVRNALLGLLTVHNNYFRVNLESPDNIWVRRGNLTYGFCPTRRMRRLRIERSYDRSAWSY; from the coding sequence ATGGCCACCGTATTCACCATCGACGGGGCGGGCTGGAGCGGGTTTCTGCGGTTCATGTGCCGCGGCGCGGTCACCAAGGGCAAGACCGTCAGAAACGTCAAGTACCCCAACACCTACTTCGACGGCCTGCGCTACGTCCCGGCGGTCGACGCGGTGCGGCGCGGTGCGCAAGCCCTTGACGACATGCTGACCGCCCACTTCAAGGCCTCACCCGATGCCGACGACGTACTTGTCTATGCCGTGAGCATGGGGGCGCAGGTCGCCTGCAAGTGGTTGCGTGAGAAGGGACCGACGTCGTCGGTCCCGACCGACAAGGTGTCGTTTCTGCTGCTGGCCAACCCCGAGCAGCCGTTTCACGGCATCTATCGGGCCGACCCGAAGCTGGTCACGTTCATGAAGCTGCCCGACTACGGCGGCGTCGGCGTGCCGGGGAACACTCCGTTCGCGGTGACGGACCTGTGTCGCCAATACGACGGGATGGCCGACTTTCCCAACCTGCCTGCCGCACAGGTCGACTCGCTGGCCGTCAGGAACGCTCTGCTGGGCCTGCTGACCGTGCACAACAACTATTTCCGGGTCAACCTTGAGAGCCCCGACAACATCTGGGTCAGGCGCGGCAACCTCACCTACGGGTTCTGTCCCACCCGGCGTATGAGGCGTCTGCGGATCGAGCGCAGTTATGACCGCTCGGCCTGGAGCTACTGA
- a CDS encoding TetR/AcrR family transcriptional regulator: MASVTRKPPTSRQERREEIERHLLDATERLMSAGASFTELSVDRLATEAGISRASFYIYFEDKGHLLRRLAGQVFGDLAVGAERWWGVAQRHDPDDVRAAMASIIANYRRHQPLLIALSEMAGYDPLVGATYRDLLTGISGRVAQVIEDGQADGSIRSELPVAATASALTWMVERACQQNLPVRDADYDSELATALTEIVWGALYLKTTGQ; the protein is encoded by the coding sequence GTGGCTTCTGTGACCCGCAAGCCCCCCACCAGCCGCCAGGAGCGGCGCGAGGAGATCGAACGGCATCTCCTCGACGCCACCGAGCGACTGATGAGCGCCGGCGCCAGCTTCACCGAACTGAGCGTGGACCGCCTCGCGACCGAGGCCGGCATCTCGCGCGCCAGCTTCTACATCTACTTCGAAGACAAGGGACATTTGTTGCGCCGGCTCGCCGGCCAGGTATTCGGCGATCTCGCCGTGGGGGCCGAGCGGTGGTGGGGCGTGGCGCAGCGCCACGATCCCGACGATGTCCGCGCCGCGATGGCCTCGATCATCGCCAACTATCGGCGGCATCAACCGCTGCTGATCGCGCTCAGCGAGATGGCCGGCTACGACCCGCTGGTGGGCGCCACCTACCGCGACTTGCTCACCGGCATCTCGGGCCGGGTGGCCCAGGTCATCGAAGACGGCCAGGCCGACGGCTCCATTCGCAGCGAGCTGCCCGTTGCCGCGACCGCAAGCGCGCTCACCTGGATGGTGGAGCGGGCCTGCCAGCAGAACCTGCCGGTTCGCGACGCGGACTACGATTCCGAGCTCGCCACCGCACTGACTGAAATCGTTTGGGGCGCACTATATCTCAAGACCACCGGTCAGTAG
- a CDS encoding cytochrome P450, which yields MTAPSAALRSYDAVDLSSRAFWSSTAAERERSFAVLRAERPVSWHPPVQDAMLNDPDDAGYWAVTRHADIVEVSRTNEVFLSGKGVQFENFPEELLETTQSFLAMDPPRHTKLRKLATAAFTPRQIRRIEDSIQASATAIVDELKDAGSGADFVEYCAKELPLRTLADMVGVPDSERAQVAHAADALVSTNDPVFLAGRDPLAVMGENIMYLHQVAAALAAQRRETPGDDLFSSLVNAEVDGDRLTDAEVSAYFVLLSVAGNDTTRQTASHALRALTDFPEQRAWLLEDFDRRIGTAVEEFIRYATPVMTFRRTAATDYELGGQTIRAGDKVAMFYASGNWDAQVFDHPDRLDLSRDPNPHLGFGGGGQHYCLGTHVARAQLRALFGELLHRLPGIEAGDPEYLAGSFIHGIRAMTCTF from the coding sequence GTGACCGCACCATCCGCCGCGCTGCGCAGCTACGACGCGGTCGACCTGTCCTCGCGCGCGTTCTGGTCCAGCACCGCTGCCGAGCGGGAGCGCTCGTTCGCGGTGCTACGGGCCGAGCGTCCGGTGAGCTGGCACCCCCCGGTGCAGGACGCCATGCTCAACGACCCCGACGATGCCGGATATTGGGCGGTTACCCGCCACGCCGACATCGTCGAGGTGAGTCGCACCAACGAGGTGTTCCTGTCTGGAAAGGGCGTGCAGTTCGAGAACTTCCCCGAGGAGTTGCTGGAGACCACGCAGTCCTTCTTGGCCATGGACCCGCCCCGGCACACCAAACTGCGCAAACTGGCCACCGCGGCGTTCACTCCCCGCCAGATCAGGCGCATCGAGGACTCGATACAGGCCAGCGCCACGGCCATCGTCGACGAACTCAAGGACGCCGGCAGTGGAGCCGACTTCGTCGAGTACTGCGCCAAGGAACTGCCGCTGCGCACGCTGGCAGACATGGTCGGCGTTCCGGATTCCGAGCGTGCACAGGTAGCCCATGCCGCCGATGCCCTGGTATCGACCAACGACCCGGTGTTCCTCGCCGGACGCGACCCGCTGGCGGTGATGGGCGAGAACATCATGTACCTGCATCAGGTCGCCGCCGCGCTGGCCGCGCAACGCCGCGAGACTCCCGGTGACGACCTGTTCAGCAGCCTGGTCAACGCCGAGGTCGACGGCGACCGACTCACCGACGCCGAGGTGTCCGCCTACTTCGTGCTGCTGTCGGTGGCCGGCAACGACACCACCCGCCAGACCGCCAGTCATGCCCTGCGGGCGCTCACCGACTTTCCCGAGCAACGGGCCTGGCTGCTGGAGGATTTCGACCGCCGCATCGGAACCGCGGTAGAGGAATTCATCCGTTACGCGACACCGGTGATGACCTTCCGCCGCACCGCCGCAACCGATTACGAACTCGGCGGCCAGACCATTCGGGCCGGCGACAAGGTGGCCATGTTCTATGCGTCAGGCAACTGGGATGCGCAGGTGTTCGACCACCCCGATCGCCTGGATCTGAGCCGCGACCCCAATCCGCATCTGGGCTTCGGCGGCGGCGGGCAGCACTACTGTCTGGGGACCCATGTGGCGCGGGCCCAGCTACGTGCCCTCTTCGGAGAGTTGCTCCATCGACTTCCGGGCATCGAGGCCGGCGATCCGGAGTACTTAGCGGGCAGCTTCATTCACGGGATCCGTGCCATGACTTGCACGTTCTGA
- a CDS encoding MFS transporter gives MTKQRLTPDQRNSFLAAVLGWSMDAFDYFIVVFVYADIAKTFGHTKTEVAFLTTATLVMRPLGALLFGLWADRVGRRIPLMVNVIFYSTVGFLCAFAPTFTVLVILRLLYGIGMGGEWGLGAALAMEKIPPERRGFFSGLLQEGYLFGYLAATLASLLVNDVLGLSWRWLFGLSILPAMVSLLIRYRVTESEIWQATQDRMRLTHTKIRDVFTDAKVIRRFCYLVLLMTAFNWMSHGTHDIYPTFLTSPDGAGLSHVTAKWIAVIYNIGGIIGGLVFGSLSQRMGRRYAIIWAAVMGLPIVPLFALSHTAGMLCLGSFLIQICVQGAWGVIPAHLTEMSPDAIRGFYPGVTYQLGNLFAAFNLPIQEHLAAAHGYPYALVVTLVPTLLAVIVLTAIGKDATGRQFGLAEPGPAGSERASHGTDPVNEAAR, from the coding sequence GTGACAAAGCAGCGGCTTACCCCCGACCAGCGCAACTCGTTCCTCGCTGCCGTGTTGGGCTGGTCGATGGATGCGTTCGACTACTTCATCGTGGTGTTCGTCTACGCCGACATCGCCAAGACCTTCGGCCACACCAAGACTGAGGTCGCGTTTTTGACCACCGCCACGCTGGTGATGCGCCCGCTCGGGGCGCTGCTGTTCGGCCTGTGGGCCGACCGGGTCGGCAGGCGAATACCGCTGATGGTGAACGTGATCTTCTACTCGACGGTGGGGTTCTTGTGCGCGTTCGCACCCACCTTCACCGTGCTGGTGATTCTGCGTCTGCTCTACGGGATCGGGATGGGCGGCGAATGGGGGCTGGGTGCCGCGCTCGCCATGGAGAAGATCCCGCCCGAGCGCCGCGGGTTTTTCTCCGGGCTGCTGCAGGAGGGTTATCTGTTCGGCTACCTGGCCGCCACCCTGGCCTCGCTCCTGGTGAACGACGTGCTCGGGTTGTCCTGGCGCTGGCTGTTCGGGCTCTCGATCCTGCCGGCCATGGTCAGCCTGCTGATCCGCTACCGGGTGACGGAGTCGGAGATCTGGCAGGCCACCCAGGATCGGATGCGGCTGACCCACACCAAGATTCGCGACGTGTTCACCGACGCCAAGGTGATCCGCCGATTCTGCTACCTGGTGTTGCTGATGACGGCGTTCAACTGGATGAGCCACGGCACCCACGACATCTACCCGACATTTCTGACCTCACCCGACGGGGCGGGCCTGTCCCATGTCACGGCCAAGTGGATCGCGGTGATCTACAACATCGGCGGGATCATCGGCGGGCTGGTCTTCGGCTCGCTGTCACAGCGGATGGGCCGGCGCTACGCGATCATCTGGGCCGCGGTGATGGGTTTGCCGATCGTGCCGCTGTTCGCGTTGTCGCACACCGCGGGCATGCTGTGCCTGGGCTCGTTCCTGATCCAGATCTGCGTGCAGGGCGCCTGGGGCGTGATCCCGGCGCACCTGACCGAGATGTCGCCGGATGCGATCCGCGGTTTCTATCCGGGCGTGACCTACCAGCTGGGCAACCTCTTCGCGGCGTTCAACCTGCCGATCCAGGAGCACTTGGCAGCCGCCCACGGCTACCCTTACGCCCTGGTGGTCACGCTGGTGCCGACGCTGCTCGCCGTCATCGTGCTGACCGCGATCGGCAAGGACGCCACCGGCCGGCAGTTCGGCCTGGCCGAGCCTGGACCAGCCGGGTCAGAACGTGCAAGTCATGGCACGGATCCCGTGAATGAAGCTGCCCGCTAA
- a CDS encoding Sir2 family NAD-dependent protein deacetylase, whose product MGGTEPTVCDLLTLLAGRRFAVLSGAGISTDSGIPDYRGPDSPPSNPMTIAQFTGDPVFRQRYWARNHIGWRHMADTAPNIGHLGVAALEAAGVVTGVITQNVDLLHTKAGCRHVVNLHGSYATVVCLSCRQSLSRASLDEQLEQLNPGFIDRVGRLGGIAVAPDADAVVTDTASFRFVDCRHCGGLLKPDIVYFGESVPKDRVAQAYSMVDGAEALLVAGSSLTVYSGYRFVRHAAARGIPVAIVNRGPTRGDELADVKIDGGCSPTLALLASELAYEISSR is encoded by the coding sequence ATGGGCGGAACCGAGCCGACGGTCTGCGACCTGCTCACACTGCTTGCGGGCCGGCGGTTCGCGGTGCTCAGCGGTGCCGGCATCTCCACCGATTCGGGCATTCCGGACTACCGCGGCCCGGACTCGCCGCCGAGCAACCCGATGACCATCGCCCAGTTCACCGGCGACCCGGTATTTCGGCAACGGTATTGGGCTCGCAACCACATCGGCTGGCGCCACATGGCCGACACCGCACCCAACATCGGGCACTTGGGCGTGGCCGCGCTGGAAGCGGCGGGGGTGGTGACCGGAGTGATCACCCAGAACGTCGATCTGCTGCACACCAAAGCAGGGTGCCGACACGTGGTGAATCTGCACGGCAGCTACGCGACGGTGGTCTGCTTGAGCTGTCGGCAATCTTTGAGCCGAGCGTCGCTGGACGAGCAGCTTGAGCAGCTCAACCCCGGCTTCATCGACCGGGTGGGGAGGCTCGGCGGTATCGCCGTGGCGCCCGACGCGGACGCCGTCGTCACCGACACCGCGTCGTTCCGCTTCGTCGACTGCCGGCACTGCGGCGGATTGCTCAAGCCCGACATCGTCTACTTCGGTGAAAGCGTCCCCAAAGATCGCGTCGCCCAGGCCTATTCGATGGTCGACGGCGCAGAGGCATTGCTGGTGGCAGGTTCGTCGCTGACGGTGTACTCCGGCTACCGGTTTGTTCGCCACGCCGCCGCACGCGGTATCCCGGTCGCGATCGTCAACCGCGGCCCCACCCGCGGCGATGAGTTGGCCGACGTCAAGATCGACGGCGGTTGTTCGCCGACGCTGGCGTTGCTGGCTTCGGAGCTGGCCTACGAAATTTCGTCTCGGTAA
- a CDS encoding cysteine hydrolase family protein, whose product MTDTAVVVIDMLNAYRHTDAEQLADNVAQIVEPLADLVERSRAAEDIDLIYVNDNYGDFTAGFAQIAASALNGSRPELVRPVAPVAGDRLMTKVRHSAFYSTPLEYLLGRLGTRRLILAGQVTEQCILYTALDAYVRHLPVVIPVDAVAHIDAELGSAALEMMCRNMAAERSTAAKCLR is encoded by the coding sequence ATGACCGATACCGCGGTGGTCGTGATCGACATGCTCAACGCCTACCGTCACACCGACGCCGAACAACTGGCCGACAACGTCGCGCAGATCGTCGAACCACTGGCCGACCTGGTGGAACGCAGCCGGGCCGCCGAGGATATCGACCTGATCTACGTCAACGACAACTACGGCGACTTCACCGCTGGATTCGCCCAGATCGCCGCGTCGGCGCTGAATGGCAGCAGACCGGAATTGGTTCGGCCCGTCGCCCCCGTGGCCGGCGACCGGTTGATGACCAAGGTGCGACACAGCGCCTTCTATTCCACCCCGCTGGAGTACCTGCTGGGCCGGCTCGGCACCCGACGGTTGATCCTGGCCGGCCAGGTCACCGAGCAATGCATCCTCTACACCGCCCTGGACGCTTATGTACGGCACCTTCCGGTGGTGATACCGGTCGACGCCGTCGCCCACATCGACGCCGAACTGGGTTCCGCCGCGCTGGAGATGATGTGCCGCAACATGGCTGCCGAGAGGTCGACCGCCGCGAAGTGCTTACGCTAG
- a CDS encoding NAD(+) synthase: protein MEHSGDFYNAYRHGFARVAACTHRTTLADPPANAESVLQLARECHNDGVALAVFPELTLSGYSIDDIVQQDSLLSAVEAALLDVVAASTELLPVLVVGAPLRYAHRIYNTAVVIHRGRILGVAPKSYLPTYREFYEGRQLAAGADERGLIRLGGVEIPFGPDLLFAATDLPGFVLHAEVCEDMFVPVPPSAQAALAGATVLANLSGSPITVGRAEDRCLLARSASARCLAAYVYAAAGEGESTTDLAWDGQTMIWENGTLLDDSERFPNGPRRSVADVDLGLLRSERLRMGTFDDNRRHHRDAVQAFRRVEFVLDPPAGDIGLRRVVERFPFVPSNPQRLQQDCYEAYNIQVSGLEQRLRALNCPKVVIGVSGGLDSTHALIVAARAMDRENRPRSDILAFTLPGFATGERTKANAAALSKALGVTFAEIDIRETAKLMLSELGHPFARGEAVYDVTFENVQAGLRTDYLFRIANQNGGIVLGTGDLSELALGWSTYGVGDQMSHYNVNGGVPKTLIQHLIRWVINSGEFDTDVCAVLASVLNTEISPELVPAADGEEIQRSEDKVGPYSLQDFALFQALRYGFTPAKTAFLAWHAWHDVEAGSWPPGYPADKRQAYSLADIRQWLKVFVQRFYSFSQFKRSALPNGPKVSHGGSLSPRGEWRAPSDMSARVWLDEIEREIPQG, encoded by the coding sequence ATGGAGCATTCAGGGGACTTCTACAACGCCTACCGCCATGGGTTCGCGCGGGTTGCCGCCTGCACGCACCGCACGACGCTTGCGGACCCGCCCGCCAACGCCGAGTCGGTGCTACAGCTGGCGCGCGAATGCCACAACGACGGCGTGGCGCTGGCCGTATTTCCCGAACTCACCCTGTCGGGATACTCCATTGACGACATCGTGCAGCAGGACAGCCTGCTCAGTGCCGTCGAGGCGGCCCTGCTCGACGTGGTCGCGGCGTCCACGGAGCTGCTGCCGGTCTTGGTAGTGGGGGCGCCACTGCGCTATGCGCACCGCATCTACAACACCGCGGTCGTCATCCACCGCGGGCGAATCCTCGGCGTCGCGCCGAAGTCCTACCTGCCCACCTACCGGGAGTTCTACGAGGGCCGCCAGCTGGCCGCCGGCGCCGACGAACGCGGACTCATTCGGCTGGGTGGGGTAGAGATCCCGTTCGGGCCGGACCTGCTGTTCGCCGCGACCGATCTCCCTGGGTTCGTGCTGCACGCCGAGGTGTGCGAGGACATGTTCGTCCCGGTGCCGCCCAGTGCCCAGGCCGCGCTGGCCGGCGCGACGGTGCTGGCCAACCTGTCCGGCAGTCCGATCACCGTCGGGCGTGCCGAGGACCGCTGCCTGCTGGCCCGGTCGGCCTCGGCACGATGCCTGGCCGCATACGTCTACGCCGCCGCGGGCGAGGGGGAGTCGACCACCGACCTCGCCTGGGACGGCCAGACCATGATCTGGGAGAACGGCACGCTGCTCGACGACAGCGAACGGTTCCCCAACGGCCCGCGCCGATCGGTCGCCGACGTCGACCTGGGGCTGCTGCGCTCGGAGCGGCTGCGCATGGGCACATTCGACGACAACCGCCGCCACCACCGGGACGCGGTGCAGGCGTTCCGGCGGGTGGAGTTCGTTCTGGACCCGCCGGCCGGGGACATCGGCTTGCGTCGGGTGGTCGAACGATTCCCGTTCGTGCCGTCGAATCCGCAGCGCTTGCAACAGGATTGTTACGAGGCCTACAACATCCAGGTTTCTGGCCTGGAGCAGCGGCTGCGCGCGTTGAATTGTCCCAAGGTGGTCATCGGGGTCTCCGGCGGACTGGATTCGACCCATGCACTGATCGTCGCGGCTCGGGCGATGGACCGGGAAAACCGGCCGCGCAGTGACATTCTCGCGTTCACCCTGCCCGGTTTTGCCACCGGTGAGCGCACCAAGGCCAACGCCGCCGCGCTGAGCAAGGCGCTGGGAGTGACGTTCGCGGAGATCGATATCCGCGAGACCGCGAAACTGATGCTGTCCGAGCTCGGGCACCCGTTCGCCCGCGGCGAAGCCGTCTACGACGTGACGTTCGAGAACGTCCAAGCCGGCCTGCGCACCGACTATCTGTTCCGGATCGCCAACCAGAACGGCGGCATCGTGCTGGGCACCGGTGACCTGTCCGAGCTGGCGCTGGGCTGGTCCACCTACGGGGTGGGCGATCAGATGTCGCACTACAACGTCAACGGTGGTGTGCCCAAAACGCTGATCCAGCACCTGATCCGGTGGGTGATCAACTCCGGTGAGTTCGACACCGACGTGTGCGCGGTGCTGGCCTCGGTGCTCAACACTGAGATCAGCCCGGAACTGGTCCCGGCGGCTGACGGTGAAGAGATTCAGCGCAGCGAGGACAAGGTTGGCCCGTACTCGCTGCAGGACTTCGCGCTGTTTCAGGCGCTGCGGTACGGATTCACGCCTGCCAAGACCGCGTTCTTGGCCTGGCACGCCTGGCATGACGTGGAAGCGGGTTCCTGGCCGCCCGGATATCCGGCGGACAAACGCCAGGCCTATTCGCTGGCGGATATTCGGCAGTGGCTGAAAGTCTTTGTGCAGCGGTTCTATTCGTTCAGTCAGTTCAAACGCTCGGCGCTGCCGAACGGGCCGAAGGTGTCCCACGGCGGTTCGCTGTCGCCGCGGGGAGAATGGCGGGCCCCGTCGGACATGTCGGCGCGGGTCTGGCTCGACGAGATCGAACGGGAGATTCCGCAGGGGTAG
- a CDS encoding class I SAM-dependent methyltransferase, with amino-acid sequence MADIRRFPLSPALQRAMTLLSDPPSDPQVSRGYLDLLDGAGERSAQQNTGAIQRLWASTFGSMFYDNAQSVARRLLEAWQHPIDWLEIPAGGVALDVGCGPGSITTSLAQAVGPDGLALGVDISEPMLARAVRVQAGAQTGFLRADAQQLPLRDRCVDAVVSIAVLQLIPDPVAALSEMARVLKPGGRIALMVPTAGSASRLWQVLPKAGARVFDDDEIADTLELQGLTGVRVKNFGTIQWVRAKRD; translated from the coding sequence ATGGCCGACATTCGAAGGTTTCCGTTGTCGCCGGCGTTGCAGCGGGCCATGACCCTGCTCAGCGATCCGCCCTCCGATCCGCAGGTGAGCCGCGGTTATCTCGACCTGCTCGACGGGGCAGGGGAGCGGTCCGCGCAGCAAAACACCGGCGCCATCCAGCGGCTGTGGGCCTCAACGTTCGGGTCGATGTTCTACGACAATGCCCAATCGGTGGCCCGCCGACTGCTCGAGGCCTGGCAGCACCCGATCGACTGGCTGGAGATCCCGGCGGGCGGGGTGGCGCTGGACGTCGGCTGTGGGCCGGGCAGCATCACCACCTCACTGGCCCAGGCCGTCGGCCCCGATGGCTTGGCGTTGGGCGTCGATATCTCAGAACCGATGCTGGCCCGGGCGGTACGGGTGCAGGCCGGCGCCCAGACCGGCTTCCTGCGCGCTGACGCCCAGCAACTCCCGCTGCGCGACAGATGCGTTGATGCTGTCGTCTCGATCGCTGTCCTGCAGCTGATCCCCGATCCGGTGGCCGCACTGAGCGAGATGGCGCGGGTGCTCAAGCCCGGCGGGCGCATCGCACTGATGGTGCCCACCGCCGGATCAGCCTCGCGGTTATGGCAGGTGCTGCCCAAGGCCGGTGCGCGGGTGTTTGACGACGACGAGATCGCCGACACCCTTGAACTCCAAGGTCTCACCGGCGTGCGGGTCAAGAACTTCGGCACCATCCAGTGGGTGCGGGCCAAACGGGACTGA
- a CDS encoding tautomerase family protein, translating to MPTVLIEVRRHYEPAEEVAIIDAVHGALVTAFQIPAKDKNVRLVVHEPHRFAVPAQLAKPEFRTLISIDCFSGRSLEAKRLLYAGIVENLVGLGIPADHVMITLHEVDRDNWGIRGGQAASDVDLGFNVGV from the coding sequence ATGCCCACCGTCCTGATCGAAGTCCGCCGCCATTACGAGCCGGCCGAGGAAGTCGCGATCATCGATGCCGTCCACGGTGCGCTCGTGACCGCTTTCCAGATCCCGGCCAAGGACAAGAACGTGCGGCTGGTCGTGCACGAGCCGCATCGGTTTGCGGTTCCAGCGCAGCTCGCGAAGCCCGAATTCCGCACCCTGATCTCGATAGACTGCTTCTCTGGCCGGTCACTTGAGGCCAAGCGCCTGCTTTATGCCGGGATCGTCGAAAACCTTGTCGGGCTGGGCATTCCCGCCGACCACGTGATGATCACCCTGCATGAGGTGGATCGGGACAACTGGGGCATCCGGGGCGGGCAGGCCGCATCCGACGTCGACCTGGGTTTCAACGTCGGAGTCTGA
- a CDS encoding ribokinase, whose protein sequence is MATRVCVVGSVNTDAVFAVAALPAPGETVLATARSTHPGGKGANQAVAAARAGAQVQFVGAVGDDDAGLLLRRHLQSNGVGTDGLMTTPGPSGSAVITVDPSGENTIVVAPGVNGVWTLNSGQRDLIADCDVLLMQLEIPIPVATAAAGLAHASGRTVILNVSPPATDVAGLIDLVDVAVVNESESARFHHEVAHRVVTLGARGARYTGADGTAQVPAPVVDAIDSSGAGDVFAGVLAAEWPGGIAHALRRACVAGALATLVAGAGDCAPSAEAISTASDAFRLRR, encoded by the coding sequence ATGGCGACGCGAGTGTGCGTGGTGGGCAGCGTGAACACCGATGCCGTCTTTGCTGTGGCCGCGCTTCCGGCTCCGGGCGAGACGGTGCTGGCCACGGCGCGAAGCACCCACCCCGGCGGGAAGGGCGCCAACCAGGCGGTGGCCGCGGCACGGGCGGGGGCGCAGGTGCAGTTCGTGGGCGCGGTCGGTGACGACGATGCCGGGCTGCTGCTGCGCCGGCACCTGCAGAGCAACGGCGTCGGAACCGACGGCCTGATGACGACGCCCGGGCCCAGTGGCTCGGCGGTCATCACCGTGGACCCGTCCGGGGAGAACACCATCGTGGTGGCCCCCGGCGTCAACGGCGTCTGGACGCTGAATTCCGGCCAACGCGACCTGATCGCCGACTGCGACGTGCTGCTGATGCAGCTGGAGATTCCGATCCCGGTGGCCACCGCGGCGGCCGGGCTGGCCCACGCGAGCGGGCGGACGGTGATCCTCAACGTGTCCCCGCCGGCCACGGACGTGGCGGGGCTCATCGACCTGGTTGACGTCGCTGTGGTCAACGAATCCGAATCCGCGCGGTTTCACCACGAGGTGGCGCACCGGGTGGTCACCCTCGGCGCGCGCGGGGCGCGCTACACCGGGGCCGACGGCACCGCCCAGGTGCCCGCACCGGTGGTCGATGCCATCGACTCCTCGGGCGCGGGCGATGTCTTCGCCGGAGTGCTGGCGGCCGAATGGCCGGGCGGCATCGCGCACGCATTGCGGCGCGCCTGCGTGGCAGGGGCGTTGGCCACGCTGGTGGCCGGTGCCGGGGACTGCGCCCCGAGCGCCGAGGCGATCAGCACAGCGTCGGATGCGTTCAGACTCCGACGTTGA